The following are from one region of the Mesorhizobium sp. B2-8-5 genome:
- a CDS encoding flagellin: MASIMTNAAALTALQSLNATNKSLEQTQARISTGYRVSEASDNAAYWSIATTMRSDNSALSTVQDALGLGASKVDTAYTGMNNVLSTIGQIKTKLLSAVGQSGANKAKTQTEITTLQAQMKSFADAATFSGSNYLSVTSTQVAAANDGVQADAKIVSSFNRSSSGAISLGTIDIDVESTKLFDSGLATAVKNQGILDRKTSIYSTAADQSAYDAAYAASIAGGATDIAANTAGQGAVTGTPVKIDNVSAFNLDITATGVTDDIITQMVTKIDNVMSQLTDAATVLGAAKSSIDLQKTFTQSLMDSIDRGVGQLVDADMNKESTRLQALQVQQQLGIQSLSIANSSSQSILQLFKNG; the protein is encoded by the coding sequence TTGGCGAGCATCATGACGAACGCTGCGGCGTTGACTGCACTTCAAAGCCTCAACGCCACCAACAAATCGCTCGAGCAGACGCAGGCCAGGATCTCGACCGGCTACCGGGTCTCCGAGGCCTCCGACAACGCCGCCTACTGGTCGATCGCCACCACCATGCGTTCCGACAACTCGGCGCTGTCGACCGTGCAGGACGCGCTCGGCCTCGGCGCCTCGAAGGTCGACACCGCCTATACCGGCATGAACAACGTCCTTTCGACGATTGGCCAGATCAAGACCAAGCTTTTGTCGGCTGTGGGCCAGTCGGGTGCCAACAAGGCCAAGACGCAGACCGAAATCACCACGCTGCAGGCGCAGATGAAATCCTTCGCGGACGCCGCCACCTTCTCGGGCTCGAATTATCTTTCGGTGACGTCTACGCAGGTCGCGGCCGCCAATGACGGCGTCCAGGCCGACGCCAAGATCGTCTCCTCGTTCAACCGCTCGTCGTCCGGCGCCATCTCGCTCGGAACGATCGACATCGATGTCGAGAGCACCAAGCTGTTCGATTCCGGCCTCGCGACGGCGGTCAAGAACCAGGGCATTCTTGATCGCAAGACTTCGATCTATTCCACCGCCGCGGACCAGTCGGCATATGACGCCGCCTATGCGGCCTCGATCGCCGGCGGCGCCACCGACATCGCCGCCAACACCGCGGGCCAGGGCGCTGTGACGGGCACGCCCGTCAAGATCGACAACGTCTCCGCCTTCAATCTCGACATCACGGCAACGGGCGTGACCGACGACATCATCACGCAGATGGTCACCAAGATCGACAACGTCATGAGTCAGCTTACTGACGCCGCCACCGTGCTCGGCGCCGCCAAGAGCTCGATCGACCTGCAGAAGACCTTCACCCAGAGCCTGATGGACTCCATCGACCGCGGCGTCGGCCAGCTCGTCGATGCCGACATGAACAAGGAATCGACCCGCCTCCAGGCGCTGCAGGTTCAGCAGCAGCTCGGCATCCAATCCCTGTCGATCGCCAACAGCTCCTCGCAGTCGATCCTGCAGTTGTTCAAGAACGGCTAA
- a CDS encoding flagellin encodes MASIMTNASALTALQSLNATQKNLDTTQARISTGYRVSQASDNAAYWSIATTMRSDNQAMSTVSDALGLGASKVDTAYTGMDSAISTINQIQQKLTASYGQTDASKEKTQVEIAALQKQLKAYADGATFSGTNMLSVSTASGTAADVKIVSAFNRGATGSVSISTIDVNVESIKLYDAGAAPTAKGILDTERLGTTGAAVAAASAPTLGAAAAATDTYSVAGLKIFSGTTAASDTQIQAMMNVVDAALKDMTNAATKLGAAKSSIDLQKTFTSSLMDSIDRGVGQLVDADMNKESTRLQALQVQQQLGVQALSIANGSSQSILSLFRG; translated from the coding sequence ATGGCCAGTATCATGACCAACGCCTCGGCGTTGACCGCTCTGCAGAGCTTGAACGCCACCCAGAAGAACCTCGACACCACCCAGGCCCGCATCTCGACGGGCTATCGCGTTTCCCAGGCTTCCGACAACGCCGCTTACTGGTCGATCGCCACCACGATGCGCTCCGACAACCAGGCCATGTCCACCGTTTCGGACGCTCTCGGCCTCGGCGCCTCGAAGGTCGACACCGCCTACACCGGCATGGACAGCGCGATCTCGACCATCAACCAGATCCAGCAGAAGCTCACCGCTTCGTATGGCCAGACCGATGCTTCCAAGGAAAAGACCCAGGTCGAAATCGCCGCTCTTCAGAAGCAGTTGAAGGCCTATGCCGATGGCGCCACCTTCTCCGGCACCAACATGCTGTCGGTATCGACGGCTTCGGGCACGGCGGCGGACGTCAAGATCGTATCGGCCTTCAACCGCGGCGCCACCGGCTCGGTTTCGATCTCGACGATCGACGTCAACGTGGAAAGCATCAAGCTCTATGACGCAGGCGCTGCCCCGACCGCGAAGGGCATCCTCGACACAGAGCGTCTCGGCACCACCGGCGCCGCTGTCGCCGCGGCCTCGGCCCCGACCCTGGGCGCTGCTGCCGCTGCCACCGACACTTATTCGGTCGCCGGCCTGAAGATCTTCTCCGGTACCACCGCTGCAAGCGACACTCAGATCCAGGCGATGATGAACGTCGTCGACGCCGCGCTGAAGGACATGACGAACGCCGCCACCAAGCTCGGCGCCGCCAAGAGCTCGATCGACCTGCAGAAGACCTTCACCTCGAGCCTGATGGACTCCATCGACCGCGGCGTCGGCCAGCTTGTCGATGCCGACATGAACAAGGAATCGACCCGCCTCCAGGCGCTGCAGGTCCAGCAGCAGCTCGGCGTCCAGGCGCTGTCGATCGCCAACGGTTCGTCGCAGTCGATCCTGTCGCTCTTCCGCGGCTGA
- the fliP gene encoding flagellar type III secretion system pore protein FliP (The bacterial flagellar biogenesis protein FliP forms a type III secretion system (T3SS)-type pore required for flagellar assembly.) has translation MRKFLIATALIVVTTSVAAAQQLDLGGIGKADGTTVGYLIQMFGLLTVLSVAPGLLIMVTSFTRFVIAFSILRAGIGLQSTPANLILISLSLFMTFYVMAPTFDQAWNTGVKPLMDNQITQAEAFEKISGPFRDFMLHNVRDKDFDLFADLARERGQTVSRESVDLRILVPAFMISEIRRGFEIGFLIVLPFLVIDLIVATVTMAMGMMMLPPTVVSLPFKILFFVLIDGWNLLVGSLVRSFT, from the coding sequence ATGAGAAAGTTCCTCATAGCCACGGCGCTCATCGTCGTCACCACTTCCGTCGCCGCGGCCCAGCAGCTCGATCTTGGCGGCATCGGCAAAGCCGACGGTACGACCGTCGGCTATCTGATCCAGATGTTCGGCCTGCTCACGGTGCTTTCGGTGGCGCCGGGCCTCTTGATCATGGTGACGAGCTTCACCCGCTTCGTCATCGCCTTCTCGATCCTGCGCGCCGGCATCGGCCTGCAATCGACGCCGGCCAACCTGATCCTGATCTCGCTCTCGCTGTTCATGACCTTCTATGTCATGGCGCCGACCTTCGACCAGGCCTGGAACACCGGCGTCAAGCCGCTGATGGACAACCAGATCACGCAGGCCGAGGCGTTCGAGAAGATTTCCGGCCCGTTCCGCGACTTCATGCTGCACAATGTGCGCGACAAGGACTTCGACCTCTTTGCCGACCTCGCCCGAGAGCGCGGCCAGACCGTCTCGCGCGAGAGCGTCGACCTGCGCATCCTGGTGCCGGCCTTCATGATCTCGGAGATCCGCCGCGGCTTCGAGATCGGCTTCCTCATCGTCCTGCCCTTCCTCGTCATCGACCTCATCGTCGCCACGGTCACCATGGCCATGGGCATGATGATGCTGCCGCCGACGGTGGTATCGCTGCCGTTCAAGATCCTGTTCTTCGTGCTGATCGACGGCTGGAACCTTCTGGTCGGCAGCCTGGTGCGATCCTTCACCTGA
- the fliL gene encoding flagellar basal body-associated protein FliL, with amino-acid sequence MANVEQVQPKKGPSLVIQLAMLLVITGAAVGMGWLSGGYLKQGETPAPVPAAPENAGTAEKPAEGGKAAAGPALVQLAPITTNLASPSDVWIRLEASLLYDAPQPPEIAEQIHQDLLAYVRTLKLHQIEGASGYQHLKADLEERAALRSGGHVKQVLVRTMLLE; translated from the coding sequence GTGGCCAATGTCGAGCAGGTCCAGCCCAAGAAGGGACCTTCCCTGGTGATCCAACTCGCCATGCTGTTGGTCATAACGGGCGCGGCGGTCGGCATGGGCTGGCTTTCCGGCGGCTATCTCAAGCAAGGCGAAACGCCGGCACCGGTGCCCGCGGCACCGGAAAACGCCGGCACCGCGGAAAAACCCGCCGAAGGCGGCAAGGCGGCCGCCGGGCCGGCGCTGGTTCAGCTGGCGCCGATCACCACCAATCTCGCCTCACCGTCGGACGTCTGGATCCGGCTGGAGGCGTCGCTGCTCTACGATGCTCCCCAGCCGCCGGAAATAGCCGAGCAGATCCACCAGGACCTGCTCGCCTATGTGCGCACGCTCAAGCTGCACCAGATCGAAGGCGCCAGCGGCTACCAGCATCTCAAGGCCGATCTCGAAGAGCGCGCGGCGCTGCGCAGCGGCGGCCACGTCAAACAGGTTCTCGTCAGGACGATGCTGCTCGAATGA
- the flgH gene encoding flagellar basal body L-ring protein FlgH, translating into MKLKFFVLVAVAALSGCGTNFKEIGREPALSPVGSGIGEGGSGPYSYPEPPASRPKKFSLWDDRQSRLFTDPRALRAGDILTVNIKLNDRANFKNQNDRSRTAARKLGYDVNLGWENASTSGKGDAGLSSSTETNADGEIKRSEDIALNVAAVVTEVLPNGNLMIRGSQEVRVNYELRVLTIAGMVRPSDIGAENTIPYERIAEARISYGGRGRVSEVQQPAYGQQVLDQVLPF; encoded by the coding sequence ATGAAGTTGAAATTCTTTGTCCTCGTCGCGGTTGCGGCATTGTCCGGCTGCGGCACCAATTTCAAGGAGATCGGCCGGGAGCCCGCTCTGTCGCCGGTCGGTTCCGGCATCGGTGAGGGCGGTTCCGGCCCCTACAGCTACCCCGAGCCGCCTGCCTCGCGGCCGAAGAAATTCTCGCTGTGGGACGATCGCCAGAGCCGGCTCTTTACCGATCCGCGCGCGCTGCGCGCCGGCGACATCCTTACCGTCAACATCAAGCTCAACGACCGGGCCAATTTCAAGAACCAGAACGACCGCAGCCGCACCGCCGCGCGCAAGCTCGGCTACGACGTCAATCTCGGCTGGGAAAACGCAAGCACCAGCGGCAAGGGCGACGCCGGCCTGAGCTCCAGCACCGAGACCAATGCCGACGGCGAGATCAAGCGCTCGGAGGACATCGCCCTCAACGTCGCCGCCGTCGTTACCGAGGTGCTGCCCAACGGCAATCTGATGATCAGGGGCTCGCAGGAGGTCCGCGTCAACTACGAGCTTCGGGTGCTGACCATCGCCGGCATGGTTCGTCCGTCCGACATCGGCGCGGAGAACACCATCCCCTACGAGCGCATCGCCGAGGCGCGCATTTCCTATGGCGGCCGAGGCCGTGTGAGCGAGGTCCAGCAGCCGGCCTATGGCCAGCAGGTCCTCGACCAGGTTCTTCCCTTCTAG
- a CDS encoding MotE family protein, with protein sequence MVALLGGTASHADEVRQVLPGGQAPVQPAQLTHESAPLQPAALAAGKAPDESEVQRFCSNIADAARDRRYALQAEELKQLQAGIDERMKALEAKRAEYEEWLKRREVFLARAEDGVVKIYAGMKPDAAAERLAMVNAELAAAILMKLDSRKAGVILNEMDQKAAATLTGIMASAARRVDPS encoded by the coding sequence ATGGTTGCTCTGCTTGGCGGGACGGCCTCCCATGCGGACGAGGTACGACAGGTGTTGCCGGGCGGTCAGGCGCCGGTTCAGCCGGCCCAGCTCACACACGAAAGCGCGCCGCTTCAGCCGGCTGCGCTCGCGGCCGGCAAGGCGCCTGACGAAAGCGAGGTCCAGCGCTTCTGCTCCAACATCGCCGACGCCGCGCGCGACCGCCGCTACGCGCTTCAGGCCGAGGAATTGAAGCAGTTGCAGGCCGGCATCGACGAACGCATGAAAGCGCTCGAGGCAAAGCGGGCCGAGTACGAAGAATGGTTGAAGCGCCGCGAAGTGTTCCTGGCGCGCGCCGAGGACGGCGTCGTCAAGATCTATGCCGGCATGAAGCCCGACGCCGCCGCCGAACGGCTGGCGATGGTCAATGCCGAGCTCGCGGCGGCCATCCTGATGAAGCTCGATTCGCGCAAGGCCGGCGTCATCTTGAACGAAATGGACCAGAAGGCGGCAGCGACGCTCACCGGCATCATGGCCAGCGCGGCGCGAAGGGTTGATCCGTCATGA
- a CDS encoding flagellar basal body P-ring protein FlgI — translation MFRVSTGPSTLPPGQVAARIKDIAQLQSARDNQLVGYGLVIGLAGTGDSLRNSPFTEQSIRAMLENLGIATEGGSARAKNVAAVIVTANMPPFVQSGSRIDIDVSSMGDATSLAGGTLVMTPLKAADGEIYAVGQGSVIVGGFTAQGQAEQLTQGVPTAGRVPNGAIVERSVPAEFDDQGVLTLQLRNPDFSTAIRIADAINDYTSQRFGMRVAAERDARTVQIRRPKNVSAARFYAEIENLVVESDAPARVVIDERTGTIVIGSNVRISRVAISHGTLTVRITEAPKVVQPEPFSRGETAVEPFTAIEASRPDARVAVLDGPDLETLVSGLNRLGVKPDGIIAILQGIKSAGALQADLVLQ, via the coding sequence GCGACAACCAGCTCGTCGGCTACGGCCTGGTCATCGGCCTCGCCGGAACCGGCGACAGCCTGCGCAACTCGCCCTTCACCGAACAGTCGATCCGCGCCATGCTGGAGAATCTCGGCATCGCCACCGAAGGCGGCAGCGCGCGCGCCAAGAACGTGGCCGCCGTCATCGTCACCGCCAACATGCCGCCCTTCGTCCAGTCGGGCAGCCGCATCGACATCGATGTCTCCTCGATGGGCGACGCCACCTCGCTCGCCGGCGGCACGCTGGTGATGACGCCGCTGAAGGCAGCCGATGGTGAAATCTATGCCGTCGGGCAGGGCTCGGTGATCGTCGGCGGCTTCACCGCCCAGGGCCAGGCCGAGCAGTTGACGCAAGGTGTGCCGACCGCCGGCCGCGTGCCGAACGGCGCCATCGTCGAGCGCTCGGTGCCGGCCGAATTCGACGACCAGGGCGTATTGACGCTGCAATTGCGCAATCCCGATTTCTCCACCGCCATCCGCATCGCCGACGCCATCAACGATTACACCTCGCAGCGCTTCGGCATGCGGGTCGCCGCGGAACGCGACGCCCGCACGGTGCAGATCAGGCGGCCGAAGAACGTCTCCGCCGCGCGTTTTTATGCCGAGATCGAAAATCTGGTCGTCGAATCCGACGCCCCTGCCCGCGTCGTCATCGACGAACGCACCGGCACCATCGTCATCGGCAGCAATGTCAGGATCTCGCGCGTGGCGATCAGCCATGGCACGCTTACGGTGCGCATCACCGAAGCGCCGAAGGTGGTCCAGCCGGAACCCTTCTCCAGGGGCGAGACCGCGGTCGAGCCTTTCACCGCCATCGAAGCGAGCCGGCCCGACGCGCGCGTCGCCGTGCTCGACGGTCCCGATCTCGAAACGCTTGTATCCGGCCTCAATCGCCTCGGCGTGAAGCCCGACGGCATCATCGCCATCCTGCAAGGCATCAAATCGGCCGGCGCTTTGCAGGCCGACCTGGTTCTCCAATAG